A window from Actinomycetota bacterium encodes these proteins:
- a CDS encoding helicase-related protein: QHYLSVTRVLEPLRDLAPSEGRLFGDGFGVHLLTGSTASKDRRRALEAAASGQAMMLVGTHALIQEGVEFERLGLAIVDEQHRFGVHQRVSLRTRGKGDVHPDALIMTATPIPRTLALTLYGDLDVSTLDEMPAGRTPVRTTVASNDSAREDAYEHIRGEVAAGRQAFVVCPLVEESSSLEVKAAETEFERIKTEVFPDFRVGLIHGRLKSQVKEEVMKAVRAGEIDVLVATTVIEVGVDVPNATVMVIEDADRFGLSQLHQLRGRIGRGRHSSACYLFTAAELDDDDARREAARRLEAMASTTDGFRLAELDLEIRGAGQLFGRGSVEEGKRAPFQSGRGDLQFANLLRDVEVLVQARAEAFAIVDRDPTLAMPEHRALNEEVRRRFADRLDWLFAS; the protein is encoded by the coding sequence GCAGCATTACCTGTCGGTTACGCGCGTACTGGAACCGCTTCGCGACCTGGCGCCGTCGGAGGGGAGACTGTTCGGCGACGGCTTCGGCGTGCACCTGCTGACCGGGTCCACCGCCAGCAAAGACCGTCGGCGAGCACTGGAAGCGGCGGCATCGGGGCAGGCGATGATGCTCGTCGGTACTCACGCCTTGATCCAGGAAGGGGTCGAGTTCGAACGGCTCGGGCTGGCGATCGTGGACGAGCAGCACCGGTTCGGCGTCCACCAACGGGTCTCGCTGCGCACCCGAGGCAAGGGCGACGTGCATCCTGACGCATTGATCATGACCGCGACGCCTATCCCCAGGACCCTGGCGCTTACCCTGTACGGAGACCTGGACGTCTCGACGCTGGATGAGATGCCTGCCGGCCGCACGCCGGTTCGCACAACGGTTGCTTCGAACGACAGTGCGCGCGAGGACGCCTACGAGCACATCCGAGGGGAGGTCGCCGCGGGGCGCCAGGCGTTCGTGGTGTGCCCGTTGGTGGAAGAGTCCTCGTCGCTGGAGGTCAAGGCAGCCGAAACTGAGTTCGAGCGCATCAAAACCGAGGTCTTCCCGGACTTCCGAGTTGGATTGATCCACGGAAGGCTAAAGTCTCAAGTGAAGGAAGAGGTCATGAAGGCCGTGCGGGCCGGGGAGATAGATGTTTTGGTGGCCACAACCGTTATCGAAGTCGGGGTGGACGTCCCCAACGCGACCGTGATGGTGATTGAGGACGCCGACCGGTTCGGGCTTTCTCAACTTCACCAGTTGCGGGGCCGGATCGGCAGGGGTAGGCACTCCTCGGCCTGCTACTTGTTCACCGCGGCCGAGTTGGATGATGACGATGCGCGCAGGGAAGCGGCGCGGCGCCTTGAGGCCATGGCCTCAACGACCGATGGCTTTCGTCTCGCTGAACTAGATCTGGAGATCCGCGGCGCAGGCCAGTTGTTCGGACGAGGGTCGGTGGAGGAAGGGAAGCGCGCGCCGTTTCAGTCGGGTCGCGGAGACCTTCAGTTCGCCAACCTACTGCGCGACGTCGAGGTGCTCGTGCAAGCGCGCGCCGAAGCATTTGCCATTGTTGATCGCGATCCGACATTGGCAATGCCTGAGCACCGGGCATTGAACGAGGAAGTGCGGCGCAGGTTCGCCGACCGTCTCGACTGGCTGTTCGCATCCTGA
- the rsmD gene encoding 16S rRNA (guanine(966)-N(2))-methyltransferase RsmD: MRVTAGIAKGRRLRAPSTPEMRPTADMVRKSIFDILGDAPRDARVLDLFAGAGTLGIEALSRGAREAVFVDSDSAACAAARDNAAACGFADQVRVHRVDVLRYLARAPRTPFDLVFLDPPYARGLGFCARVLDRIAAEDWVRPGGTVVVEAASEILEWPAGFRETRTRRFGQTQVGMAIRDETRADGDLPGDV, translated from the coding sequence ATGCGCGTGACCGCGGGGATCGCCAAGGGCCGACGTTTGCGCGCGCCCTCGACGCCGGAAATGCGTCCGACCGCCGACATGGTCCGCAAGAGCATCTTCGACATCCTCGGCGATGCACCGCGTGACGCGCGCGTGCTCGATCTATTCGCCGGCGCGGGGACGTTGGGGATCGAGGCGTTGTCGCGCGGCGCGCGGGAAGCGGTGTTCGTGGATTCGGATTCGGCCGCCTGTGCCGCGGCGAGAGACAACGCGGCCGCGTGCGGATTTGCGGATCAGGTACGAGTGCATCGAGTCGATGTGCTGCGGTATCTTGCGCGCGCGCCCCGCACCCCCTTTGACCTGGTCTTTCTTGACCCCCCGTACGCCCGTGGCCTAGGATTCTGTGCCCGCGTCCTGGACAGGATTGCTGCCGAGGACTGGGTTCGCCCAGGCGGGACGGTTGTCGTGGAGGCCGCGTCGGAGATATTGGAGTGGCCGGCGGGCTTCCGCGAGACCCGGACTCGGAGGTTCGGGCAAACGCAGGTAGGCATGGCGATACGGGATGAAACAAGAGCTGACGGCGATCTACCCGGGGACGTTTGA
- the coaD gene encoding pantetheine-phosphate adenylyltransferase gives MKQELTAIYPGTFDPITNGHLDIIERARRHFPRVVLAVSQNPGKAPMFSLEERVALGKEVLAGTPGVEVDAFDGLLVDYAIQRGIYVFVKGLRAVSDFDYELQMAQMNHRLAGVETFFMVATPTYSFLSSSLVKEVARFGGDVSAFVPVEVARKMKERFRGE, from the coding sequence ATGAAACAAGAGCTGACGGCGATCTACCCGGGGACGTTTGACCCCATCACAAACGGGCACCTCGACATCATCGAGCGTGCCCGAAGGCATTTCCCTCGGGTTGTGCTGGCCGTGTCTCAGAACCCGGGTAAGGCTCCCATGTTCTCCCTGGAGGAGCGCGTTGCCCTCGGCAAGGAGGTTCTCGCCGGAACCCCGGGCGTCGAAGTCGACGCTTTCGATGGACTCCTGGTCGACTATGCGATCCAGCGAGGCATCTACGTGTTCGTGAAGGGCCTGCGCGCCGTGAGCGACTTCGATTATGAGTTGCAGATGGCGCAGATGAATCATCGGTTGGCCGGGGTCGAGACGTTCTTCATGGTGGCAACTCCGACGTACAGCTTCTTGTCGTCGAGTCTGGTGAAAGAGGTCGCCCGGTTTGGCGGCGATGTCAGCGCGTTCGTGCCGGTTGAGGTCGCGCGCAAGATGAAGGAGCGGTTCCGTGGCGAATGA
- a CDS encoding DUF177 domain-containing protein, producing the protein MARHLVSAVREPSTLSIDVSELLRRPGASLKFEVRCVLEGLSMPLSRVEEGSSLDVRLRFEALVDGIHASGTVRGVVQRHCRRCLATLNGDVEVLFDELYLTPSEDAVDDDEAREIIDGFLDLEPALRDVVLVNLPLNPLCRTDCKGLCPECGADRNEADCGHRVERVDIRWEPLAGLKERFEHTEE; encoded by the coding sequence ATGGCAAGGCACCTCGTGAGCGCTGTGCGCGAACCCTCAACCCTATCGATAGATGTCTCGGAGCTTCTGCGGCGCCCCGGCGCTTCACTGAAGTTCGAGGTCCGCTGCGTTCTGGAAGGGCTCTCCATGCCGCTTTCTCGGGTCGAAGAGGGCTCGAGCCTTGACGTGCGACTCCGTTTCGAGGCCTTGGTGGATGGGATTCACGCCTCGGGGACGGTTCGGGGCGTTGTGCAAAGGCACTGTCGCCGGTGCCTTGCCACGCTGAACGGTGACGTTGAGGTTCTGTTTGACGAGTTGTACCTCACTCCGTCGGAGGATGCAGTCGACGACGATGAGGCACGTGAGATCATCGACGGGTTCCTCGATTTGGAGCCGGCGCTTCGCGACGTGGTGCTGGTGAATCTCCCGCTGAACCCGCTGTGCCGGACGGATTGCAAGGGGCTGTGCCCCGAGTGCGGAGCCGACCGGAACGAGGCGGATTGCGGACACCGGGTTGAACGGGTGGACATTAGATGGGAGCCGCTGGCCGGGCTCAAAGAGCGTTTCGAACACACGGAGGAATAG
- the rpmF gene encoding 50S ribosomal protein L32: MPVPKRKKPRTRTRSRKAQWFASVTSAASVTCPQCKKPKLPHRACANCGTYAGRQVLHTK, from the coding sequence ATGCCGGTACCGAAGAGGAAGAAGCCGCGGACGCGGACGCGGTCGCGAAAGGCGCAGTGGTTTGCCAGCGTGACCTCGGCAGCGAGTGTCACCTGTCCGCAATGCAAGAAGCCGAAGCTTCCCCACCGAGCGTGCGCGAACTGCGGCACTTACGCGGGGCGACAGGTCCTGCATACCAAGTAG
- the rnc gene encoding ribonuclease III, with product MARLRFGRGGTPLERKLGAVLRDRELWELALTHRSFAYEQGGLPTNERLEFLGDSVLGIVVTKALYEEYPDRPEGDLAKMRAALVNMTVLADVSREIGLGDCVKLGKGEEMTGGRDKSSILADTLEAVFGAIYLDRGIKHASAVVLGLFLPRIRGQVEGGVVHDYKTALQELAAAELSTLPEYVLTESGPDHSKRFEAEVRLAGTSYGAGAGRSKKEAEQAAARVAVERLRGAPAGARRSRRQGGTVTGA from the coding sequence ATGGCGCGGTTGCGCTTCGGTCGCGGCGGCACCCCGCTCGAGCGGAAGCTCGGCGCGGTATTGCGCGACCGCGAACTGTGGGAGCTTGCCCTTACCCATCGTTCGTTTGCCTACGAGCAGGGCGGGTTGCCCACGAACGAACGTCTGGAGTTCCTCGGGGACTCCGTGCTGGGCATTGTGGTCACGAAGGCGCTGTACGAGGAGTATCCGGATCGCCCTGAGGGCGACCTCGCCAAGATGCGCGCGGCGCTGGTCAACATGACGGTCCTTGCGGATGTGTCTCGCGAGATCGGGCTGGGGGACTGTGTCAAGCTCGGCAAAGGCGAAGAGATGACCGGCGGGAGAGACAAGTCTTCGATCCTCGCGGACACGCTGGAAGCCGTCTTCGGCGCGATCTACCTCGACCGCGGGATCAAGCACGCGTCTGCGGTCGTCCTCGGTCTGTTTCTTCCCCGGATTCGCGGGCAAGTGGAGGGCGGCGTCGTTCACGACTACAAGACGGCGTTGCAGGAACTGGCTGCCGCGGAGTTGAGCACGCTTCCCGAATACGTTCTCACCGAATCGGGTCCCGACCACTCGAAGCGGTTCGAGGCCGAAGTCCGGCTTGCCGGGACGTCATACGGGGCCGGCGCCGGCAGGTCGAAGAAGGAAGCCGAGCAGGCGGCGGCAAGGGTGGCCGTCGAGCGACTTCGCGGGGCGCCGGCCGGCGCGCGCCGCTCTAGAAGGCAAGGCGGGACGGTGACCGGTGCCTGA
- the mutM gene encoding bifunctional DNA-formamidopyrimidine glycosylase/DNA-(apurinic or apyrimidinic site) lyase — protein MPELPEVEVIRRDLDREAVGRRIKEVDVKLPRIVRRHKNKKEFIDALVGRKIVKVDRRGKYLLAHLDSSDVLVIHLGMTGRIERATGRKTTEKHTHVVIRLQPGGELRFIDIRTFGELFVASADGLDGVKELQHIALDPLGDAFTWQLFSELLVSRSAKLKSLLMDQKFISGLGNIYSDEVLWAAGLRHDRPSASLTSQEVRRLYRAMQEVLQEGIRYGGVTLEDETYRDLHGKAGEFQHHLKVYAQEGKPCRRCRTPVTRERWGSRSTYFCPQCQV, from the coding sequence GTGCCTGAGCTTCCCGAAGTTGAGGTCATTCGCCGGGACTTGGATCGCGAGGCGGTTGGGCGTCGGATCAAGGAAGTAGACGTCAAGCTTCCGCGCATCGTGCGTCGCCACAAGAACAAGAAGGAATTCATCGACGCACTCGTGGGCCGCAAGATCGTCAAGGTGGATCGCCGAGGCAAGTACCTGCTGGCTCACCTTGATTCGAGCGACGTGTTGGTGATCCACCTTGGGATGACCGGCAGGATCGAGCGCGCGACGGGTCGCAAGACGACGGAGAAGCACACCCACGTGGTCATTCGTCTCCAGCCCGGGGGTGAGCTGCGCTTCATCGACATCCGCACGTTCGGAGAGCTGTTCGTGGCTTCCGCAGACGGACTCGACGGCGTCAAGGAACTTCAGCACATCGCACTGGATCCGTTGGGGGATGCGTTCACATGGCAATTGTTCAGCGAACTCCTCGTATCCAGGAGCGCCAAGCTTAAGAGCCTCTTGATGGACCAGAAGTTCATCAGCGGGCTCGGCAACATCTACTCGGATGAGGTCCTTTGGGCTGCCGGATTGCGGCATGACAGGCCCTCGGCCTCTCTGACCTCTCAGGAGGTTCGCCGGCTCTACCGCGCGATGCAGGAGGTTCTGCAAGAGGGGATTCGCTACGGTGGCGTCACGCTCGAGGACGAGACGTATCGGGACCTGCACGGGAAGGCCGGCGAGTTCCAGCATCACTTGAAGGTCTACGCCCAGGAGGGGAAGCCCTGCCGCCGGTGCCGCACTCCGGTCACGCGGGAGCGGTGGGGGAGTCGCTCGACGTACTTCTGCCCGCAGTGCCA